The proteins below are encoded in one region of Neisseria bacilliformis:
- a CDS encoding EexN family lipoprotein — MLAAATLFLLAACGGAADEAHDVQWYLDHPAEHEAQMVKCKNDPAKLKDTPACINAAEAVQRQVNDTELLSQPYKSRH; from the coding sequence CTGCTTGCCGCCGCCACCCTGTTCCTGCTTGCCGCCTGTGGCGGCGCGGCTGACGAGGCGCACGATGTGCAGTGGTATCTCGACCATCCGGCGGAGCATGAAGCGCAGATGGTCAAATGTAAAAACGACCCCGCCAAACTCAAAGATACGCCCGCCTGCATTAATGCTGCGGAAGCAGTGCAGAGACAGGTAAACGACACCGAGCTGCTCAGCCAACCCTATAAAAGCCGCCACTAA
- a CDS encoding F0F1 ATP synthase subunit epsilon produces MSVMQVEVVSNEYNIYSGEASFAVVPTVQGELGIYPRHEPIMSLVRPGALRLQVPGSSQEVLVAVSGGVLEVQPDKLTVLADVAVRSSEMDQARAEEAKKAAESSIAKATDDESLAKAHAALAAAIAELKTLDYLRSQRHM; encoded by the coding sequence ATGAGTGTCATGCAAGTTGAAGTGGTAAGTAACGAATACAACATCTATTCGGGTGAGGCCAGCTTTGCAGTTGTTCCCACCGTGCAGGGTGAGCTCGGTATTTACCCGCGACATGAGCCGATTATGAGCTTGGTGCGCCCCGGTGCGCTGCGTTTGCAGGTTCCGGGCAGCAGTCAGGAAGTTTTGGTTGCCGTTTCGGGCGGCGTGCTGGAAGTGCAGCCCGACAAGCTGACTGTTTTAGCGGACGTGGCCGTACGCAGCAGCGAGATGGATCAGGCGCGTGCCGAAGAGGCGAAAAAAGCGGCCGAGAGTTCGATTGCGAAAGCAACCGACGACGAATCTTTGGCTAAGGCACATGCGGCTTTGGCGGCTGCAATTGCCGAGCTCAAAACGCTCGACTATCTCCGCTCTCAAAGGCATATGTAA
- a CDS encoding type II secretion system protein GspG, producing the protein MQQTPEQAAAPDPRPPGIHPAAYVLAGISFIPLLGLPFGLAAVIWGLVCRRKRGGKIAALIGAAGMFCTIGVYGALFYFGLQQRGGVYDELRVRLAQTQLATLVQSVEFYKLQHGAYPESLPALQAAQPDTPLFIYDPSDIRATPRLFHYERAGADHYYLRSVGADNIPFTADDILPPTDTAGGKIGLLKEKARP; encoded by the coding sequence ATGCAACAAACGCCCGAACAAGCCGCCGCGCCCGACCCCCGCCCCCCGGGCATCCATCCCGCCGCCTATGTGCTGGCGGGCATCTCCTTCATCCCCCTGCTCGGCCTGCCCTTCGGCCTGGCCGCCGTCATCTGGGGCTTGGTCTGCCGCAGAAAACGCGGCGGCAAAATCGCCGCCCTCATCGGCGCAGCGGGCATGTTCTGCACCATAGGCGTGTACGGCGCACTCTTTTATTTCGGCCTCCAACAGCGCGGCGGCGTGTACGACGAATTGCGCGTCCGACTCGCGCAAACCCAGCTCGCTACCCTCGTCCAGTCCGTCGAATTCTACAAACTGCAACACGGCGCATACCCCGAATCCCTGCCCGCGCTGCAAGCCGCCCAGCCCGACACCCCCCTGTTTATCTACGACCCCTCCGACATCCGCGCCACCCCGCGTCTGTTCCACTACGAACGCGCCGGCGCGGATCACTACTACCTGCGCAGCGTCGGCGCGGACAACATCCCCTTCACCGCCGACGACATCCTGCCGCCCACCGACACCGCAGGCGGTAAAATCGGCCTGCTCAAAGAAAAGGCGCGGCCGTGA
- a CDS encoding class I SAM-dependent methyltransferase, whose translation MIPLTAAADAPAETLALAAHYGFTPSENPFSDGLFLHAAADGISLCQAGAKGRVRVDFTAGAAQYRRTKGGGELIAKAVGHTTAAHIIDATGGLGRDAFVLAAHGLTVRVIERHPAAACLLADGLARALADAETAPAAARITLHHGDALALLPALAAALPPDAVCLDPMYPERQKSAAVKKEMAYFHQLIGHAPPDDEAALLAAARAAAKKRVAVKRPRLGTFLAGAKPAYQYEGKSTRFDIYLPAPA comes from the coding sequence GTGATTCCCCTCACCGCAGCGGCCGACGCGCCCGCAGAAACCCTCGCCCTCGCCGCGCACTACGGCTTCACGCCGTCTGAAAACCCGTTTTCAGACGGCCTCTTCCTCCACGCCGCCGCCGACGGCATCAGCCTGTGCCAAGCGGGCGCGAAAGGCCGCGTCCGCGTCGACTTCACCGCCGGCGCGGCGCAATACCGGCGCACAAAAGGCGGCGGCGAACTCATTGCCAAAGCCGTCGGCCACACCACAGCCGCCCACATCATCGACGCCACCGGCGGCCTCGGCCGCGACGCTTTCGTCCTCGCCGCCCACGGCCTCACCGTCCGCGTCATCGAACGCCACCCCGCCGCCGCCTGCCTGCTTGCCGACGGCCTCGCCCGCGCACTGGCCGACGCAGAAACCGCCCCCGCCGCCGCACGCATCACCCTCCACCATGGCGACGCACTCGCCCTCCTGCCCGCACTGGCCGCCGCGCTGCCCCCCGACGCCGTCTGCCTCGACCCCATGTACCCCGAGCGTCAGAAATCCGCCGCCGTCAAAAAAGAAATGGCCTACTTCCACCAACTCATCGGCCACGCCCCGCCCGACGACGAAGCCGCCCTGCTCGCCGCCGCCCGCGCCGCCGCCAAAAAACGCGTCGCCGTCAAACGCCCCCGCCTCGGCACATTCCTCGCCGGCGCGAAACCCGCCTACCAATACGAAGGCAAATCCACCCGCTTCGACATCTACCTGCCCGCGCCCGCATGA
- the rplD gene encoding 50S ribosomal protein L4, whose protein sequence is MELKVINAQGQVSGSLSVSDALFAREYNEALVHQLVTAYLANARSGNRAQLTRAEVKHSTKKPWRQKGTGRARSGMTSSPLWRSGGRAFPNKPDENFTQKVNRKMYRAGMATILSQLVRDDRLCVIEQLAAATPKTKDFAEQVKNFGLEQVLFVTKQLDENVYLSSRNLPNVLVLEAQQIDPYSLLRYKKVVVTKDAIEQLEEQWV, encoded by the coding sequence ATGGAATTAAAAGTAATTAATGCGCAAGGCCAGGTTTCAGGTTCTTTGTCTGTATCTGATGCTTTGTTCGCACGCGAATATAATGAGGCACTGGTACATCAGTTGGTAACCGCCTATTTGGCTAATGCCCGCTCCGGTAACCGTGCCCAGCTTACCCGTGCCGAAGTGAAACATTCCACAAAAAAACCGTGGAGACAAAAAGGAACAGGCCGTGCCCGTTCCGGTATGACTTCCTCTCCTTTGTGGAGAAGTGGCGGCCGCGCGTTTCCGAACAAACCGGATGAAAATTTCACCCAGAAGGTGAACCGTAAAATGTACCGTGCAGGTATGGCTACCATCTTGTCTCAACTTGTGCGCGACGATCGTTTGTGCGTTATTGAGCAATTGGCTGCGGCCACTCCTAAAACCAAAGATTTTGCCGAGCAGGTGAAAAATTTTGGTTTGGAACAGGTTTTGTTTGTAACCAAACAATTGGATGAGAACGTATATCTCTCTTCGCGTAATCTGCCGAACGTGCTGGTACTTGAAGCGCAGCAAATCGATCCTTACAGCCTGCTGCGTTATAAGAAAGTAGTGGTTACTAAGGATGCGATCGAGCAACTTGAGGAGCAATGGGTATGA
- the rplW gene encoding 50S ribosomal protein L23, with protein MNQERLMKVILAPVVSEKSNLLAEKHNQMTFKVLRDATKQEIKAAVELLFGVQVASVTTVTTKGKTKRFGRNMGRRSDVKKAYVSLVEGQELNLESAAASADKE; from the coding sequence ATGAATCAAGAACGCTTAATGAAGGTAATTCTGGCACCTGTTGTTTCTGAAAAGAGTAACTTGCTGGCCGAAAAACACAATCAAATGACTTTCAAAGTGCTGCGGGATGCGACAAAACAGGAGATCAAAGCTGCTGTTGAATTGTTGTTTGGTGTCCAAGTTGCTTCGGTTACTACCGTTACCACCAAAGGTAAAACCAAGCGTTTTGGCCGCAATATGGGTCGCCGTAGTGATGTTAAGAAAGCTTATGTCAGCCTGGTTGAAGGTCAAGAGCTTAATCTTGAATCGGCTGCGGCATCTGCTGATAAGGAATAA
- a CDS encoding META domain-containing protein yields MKYTAYILACGLLVLAGCAAHPADSEALAGKWKVEKIMGEPFAGDAELSFDGQTSLLASYAGCNRMNTRYSSEGKGRLNFGYTASTRMSCPENQADAEQRISYAFTQTEAFRIGGSRLLLEDGQGKVLLQAARMRGQPVAQKDRPSENHRNQPAQSGKSYFAPLH; encoded by the coding sequence ATGAAATACACAGCGTACATATTGGCATGTGGCCTGTTGGTTTTGGCCGGCTGTGCCGCGCATCCGGCCGACAGCGAGGCACTTGCAGGCAAGTGGAAGGTAGAGAAAATCATGGGAGAGCCGTTCGCTGGGGATGCTGAATTGTCTTTTGACGGGCAGACAAGCCTGCTTGCCAGCTATGCGGGCTGCAACCGCATGAATACACGCTATTCTTCCGAGGGCAAAGGCCGTCTGAATTTCGGATACACCGCTTCCACCCGCATGTCCTGCCCCGAAAACCAAGCCGACGCGGAGCAGCGCATCAGCTACGCGTTCACCCAAACCGAAGCATTCCGCATCGGCGGCAGCCGCCTGCTGCTGGAAGACGGGCAGGGCAAAGTGCTGTTGCAGGCGGCGAGAATGCGCGGGCAGCCAGTCGCACAGAAAGACAGGCCGTCTGAAAATCACCGCAATCAACCCGCACAATCCGGGAAAAGCTATTTTGCGCCCCTGCATTGA
- the rplC gene encoding 50S ribosomal protein L3, whose translation MTLGLVGRKVGMTRVFDEQGVSVPVTVLEITPNRVTQLKSEDTDGYTAVQVTFGQKKAKHTGKAEAGHFAKAGVEAGRGLVEFALSAEKLSELQVGGEISVSLFEVGQLVDITGTSKGKGFSGTIKRHNFDSQRTSHGNSRSHRVPGSIGMAQDPGRVFPGQRMAGQYGNTKSTAQNLQVVRVDAERNLLLVKGAVPGAVNSDVIVRPGVKVGA comes from the coding sequence ATGACGTTAGGTCTGGTTGGGCGCAAGGTGGGTATGACCCGCGTGTTCGACGAGCAGGGTGTCTCTGTTCCCGTAACCGTGTTGGAAATAACCCCCAACCGCGTCACACAACTGAAATCCGAAGATACCGACGGTTACACAGCCGTGCAGGTTACCTTCGGTCAGAAAAAAGCAAAACATACCGGCAAGGCCGAAGCCGGACACTTTGCAAAAGCAGGTGTTGAGGCCGGTCGCGGTTTGGTTGAGTTTGCCCTTTCTGCTGAAAAGCTGTCCGAATTGCAAGTAGGCGGCGAAATCTCCGTTTCCCTGTTTGAAGTCGGCCAGTTGGTCGACATCACCGGTACCTCAAAAGGTAAAGGTTTCTCCGGTACCATCAAACGCCACAATTTTGACTCCCAACGCACTTCCCACGGTAACTCGCGTTCGCACCGTGTCCCCGGCTCTATCGGTATGGCACAAGATCCCGGCCGCGTATTCCCGGGTCAGCGCATGGCCGGCCAATACGGCAACACCAAATCTACCGCGCAGAATCTGCAAGTGGTGCGTGTTGACGCCGAGCGCAACCTCTTGTTGGTAAAAGGTGCTGTTCCCGGTGCGGTGAATAGTGATGTGATTGTCCGTCCGGGCGTGAAAGTGGGTGCGTAA
- a CDS encoding NUDIX hydrolase, with protein MNTPPLPRPVQTALLAFLQNAFRHRPQDFRPLRLNGLPLGLLNAQWHNRLRQDWTGRLKTHSDGLSLETGDWHSTGQILQDTARRWHQTGLLGGWRDEKHDVRDATGRVLFTLERAAFRPLGLTSRAVHLNGLCQTPDGPRLWIARRSTHKAVDPGKLDNLTGGGVAAGETPAPAMRREAWEEAGIPPELTPVPAETLLSVHPVKRGLHREHLHIFDLQLPPGFTPQNQDGEVAAFTLMTPADTAAAIAQGRMMNDSALVTLSLLHRLRLTTPDHPLAAFLQSFHSGAEGAKAV; from the coding sequence ATGAACACCCCGCCTCTGCCCCGCCCCGTGCAAACCGCCCTGCTCGCCTTTTTGCAAAACGCCTTCCGCCACCGCCCGCAAGACTTCCGCCCCCTGCGGCTCAACGGCCTCCCCCTCGGCCTGCTCAACGCGCAATGGCACAACCGCCTGCGCCAAGACTGGACAGGCCGTCTGAAAACCCATTCAGACGGCCTGTCCCTCGAAACCGGCGACTGGCACAGCACGGGGCAAATCCTGCAAGACACCGCCCGCCGCTGGCACCAAACCGGCCTCCTCGGCGGCTGGCGCGACGAAAAACACGACGTGCGCGACGCAACAGGCCGCGTCCTCTTCACCCTCGAACGCGCCGCCTTCCGCCCGCTCGGCCTCACCAGCCGCGCCGTCCACCTCAACGGCCTCTGCCAAACACCCGACGGCCCGCGCCTCTGGATCGCCCGCCGCAGCACGCACAAAGCCGTCGACCCCGGCAAACTCGACAACCTCACCGGCGGCGGCGTCGCAGCAGGCGAAACCCCCGCCCCCGCCATGCGCCGAGAAGCCTGGGAAGAAGCCGGCATCCCGCCCGAACTCACACCCGTCCCCGCCGAAACCCTCCTCAGCGTCCACCCCGTCAAACGCGGCCTGCACCGCGAACACCTGCACATCTTCGACCTCCAACTGCCGCCCGGCTTCACCCCGCAAAACCAAGACGGCGAAGTCGCCGCCTTCACCCTGATGACCCCCGCCGACACCGCCGCCGCCATCGCGCAAGGCCGCATGATGAACGACTCCGCCCTCGTAACCCTCAGCCTCCTGCACCGCCTTCGCCTCACCACCCCCGACCACCCGCTGGCCGCCTTTCTGCAAAGTTTCCACAGCGGCGCAGAAGGGGCAAAGGCCGTCTGA
- the fba gene encoding class II fructose-bisphosphate aldolase (catalyzes the reversible aldol condensation of dihydroxyacetonephosphate and glyceraldehyde 3-phosphate in the Calvin cycle, glycolysis, and/or gluconeogenesis) yields the protein MALVSMRQLLDHAAENSYGLPAFNVNNLEQMRAIMEAADQVNAPVIVQASAGARKYAGAPFLRHLILAAVEEFPHIPVVMHQDHGASPDVCQRSIQLGFSSVMMDGSLMEDGKTPSSYEYNVNATRTVVNFSHACGVSVEGEIGVLGNLETGEAGEEDGVGAVGKLSHDQMLTSVEDAVRFVKDTGVDALAIAVGTSHGAYKFTRPPTGDVLRIDRIKEIHQALPNTHIVMHGSSSVPQEWLKVINEYGGNIGETYGVPVEEIVEGIKHGVRKVNIDTDLRLASTGAIRRFLAEHPAEFDPRKYLAKTIDAMKQICLDRYLAFGCEGQASKIKPVSLEKMAERYAKGQLQQIIG from the coding sequence ATGGCACTCGTATCCATGCGCCAGCTTCTCGACCACGCCGCAGAAAACAGCTACGGCCTGCCCGCATTCAATGTGAACAATCTCGAACAGATGCGCGCCATCATGGAAGCCGCCGACCAAGTCAACGCCCCTGTTATCGTGCAGGCCAGCGCGGGCGCACGCAAATACGCCGGCGCGCCGTTTCTGCGCCACCTGATTCTGGCCGCCGTGGAAGAGTTTCCGCACATCCCCGTGGTCATGCACCAAGACCACGGCGCATCGCCCGATGTGTGCCAGCGCTCCATCCAGCTTGGCTTTTCATCGGTGATGATGGACGGTTCGCTGATGGAAGACGGCAAAACCCCGTCCAGCTACGAATACAACGTCAACGCCACCCGCACTGTGGTGAATTTCTCCCACGCCTGCGGCGTATCCGTTGAAGGCGAAATCGGCGTATTGGGCAACCTCGAAACTGGCGAAGCGGGCGAAGAAGACGGCGTGGGCGCAGTCGGCAAACTTTCCCACGACCAAATGCTCACCAGCGTGGAAGACGCGGTGCGCTTTGTGAAAGACACCGGCGTGGACGCGCTGGCGATTGCCGTCGGCACATCCCACGGCGCATACAAATTCACCCGCCCGCCCACCGGCGATGTGCTGCGTATCGACCGCATTAAAGAAATCCACCAGGCCCTGCCCAACACCCACATCGTCATGCACGGCTCAAGCTCCGTGCCGCAGGAATGGCTGAAAGTGATTAACGAATACGGCGGCAACATCGGCGAAACCTACGGCGTACCCGTCGAAGAAATCGTGGAAGGCATCAAACACGGCGTGCGCAAAGTCAACATCGACACCGACCTGCGCCTAGCCTCCACCGGCGCAATCCGCCGCTTCCTTGCCGAGCATCCCGCCGAGTTCGACCCGCGCAAATACCTCGCCAAAACCATCGACGCGATGAAACAAATCTGCCTCGACCGCTATCTGGCATTCGGCTGCGAAGGCCAGGCCTCGAAAATTAAACCCGTTTCGCTGGAAAAAATGGCCGAACGCTACGCCAAAGGACAATTGCAGCAAATCATCGGCTGA
- the purB gene encoding adenylosuccinate lyase, translating to MINPLSALSPLDGRYASSVESLRPVFSEYGLMKARVKVELNWLKALATEAKIAEVPAFSAATLAEIDGVIAGFSLEDAAAVKAIEATTNHDVKAIEYWLKDRFKNNAEVAAVSEFIHFACTSEDINNLSHALMLQEARDTVLLPKLAEIVEKLTGMAHTLAAVPMMSRTHGQPATPTTLGKEIANVVYRLQRQIQNLQSQEFLGKINGAVGNYNAHLTAYPDVDWENHSRRFVEESLGLTFNPYTIQIEPHDYMAEFFQTLSRVNTILIDFNRDVWGYISLGYFKQKVKAGEVGSSTMPHKVNPIDFENSEGNLGMANAVLGFLAEKLPVSRWQRDLTDSTVLRNMGVGAGYALLGYAAHLRGLNKLEPNPAALAADLDATWELLAEPIQTVMRRYGVANPYEKLKDLTRGKGGITPEVLKVFIGSLEIPEEAKATLLALTPALYVGKAQELAERI from the coding sequence ATGATCAACCCCCTCTCCGCCCTCTCCCCGCTCGACGGCCGCTACGCCTCATCCGTTGAAAGCCTGCGCCCCGTGTTCTCCGAATACGGCCTGATGAAAGCCCGCGTCAAAGTGGAACTGAACTGGCTCAAAGCCCTCGCCACCGAAGCCAAAATCGCCGAAGTGCCTGCCTTTTCCGCCGCCACCCTCGCCGAAATCGACGGCGTGATTGCGGGTTTTTCATTGGAAGACGCGGCCGCCGTCAAAGCCATCGAAGCCACCACCAACCACGATGTCAAAGCCATCGAATACTGGCTCAAAGACCGTTTCAAAAACAACGCCGAAGTGGCCGCCGTGAGCGAGTTCATCCACTTCGCCTGCACCAGCGAAGACATCAACAACCTCTCCCACGCCCTCATGCTGCAAGAAGCGCGCGACACCGTATTGCTGCCCAAACTCGCCGAAATCGTTGAAAAACTCACCGGCATGGCGCACACCCTCGCCGCAGTGCCCATGATGAGCCGCACCCACGGCCAGCCCGCCACCCCCACCACCCTCGGCAAAGAAATCGCCAACGTCGTTTACCGCCTGCAACGCCAAATCCAAAACCTCCAATCCCAAGAATTTCTCGGCAAAATCAACGGCGCAGTCGGCAACTACAACGCCCATCTGACCGCCTATCCCGATGTCGATTGGGAAAACCACAGCCGCCGTTTCGTCGAAGAATCTTTGGGATTGACCTTCAACCCCTACACCATCCAAATCGAGCCGCACGACTACATGGCCGAATTTTTCCAAACCCTCTCGCGCGTCAACACCATCCTCATCGATTTCAACCGCGACGTTTGGGGCTACATTTCATTGGGTTATTTCAAACAAAAAGTCAAAGCCGGCGAAGTCGGCTCATCGACCATGCCGCACAAAGTCAACCCCATCGACTTTGAAAACTCCGAAGGCAACCTCGGCATGGCCAACGCCGTACTCGGTTTCCTTGCCGAAAAACTGCCCGTGTCCCGCTGGCAGCGCGACCTCACCGACAGCACCGTATTGCGCAACATGGGCGTGGGCGCAGGCTACGCCCTGCTCGGCTACGCCGCCCACCTGCGCGGCCTGAACAAACTCGAACCCAACCCCGCCGCGCTGGCCGCCGATTTGGACGCCACTTGGGAACTCTTGGCCGAACCCATCCAAACCGTGATGCGCCGCTATGGCGTGGCCAACCCCTACGAAAAACTCAAAGACCTCACGCGCGGCAAAGGCGGCATCACCCCCGAAGTGCTCAAAGTCTTTATCGGGTCGCTGGAAATCCCCGAAGAGGCCAAAGCCACCCTGCTCGCGCTGACCCCAGCGCTATATGTCGGCAAGGCGCAAGAGCTGGCCGAACGGATTTGA
- the atpD gene encoding F0F1 ATP synthase subunit beta has protein sequence MSQGKIVQIIGAVVDVEFPRDAIPHVYDALKLVETDLTLEVQQLLGDGVVRTIAMGSSDGLKRGMAVNNTGAPITVPVGKETLGRIMDVLGKPVDEAGAVDSKHTRSIHQEAPKFDELSSTTELLETGIKVIDLLCPFAKGGKVGLFGGAGVGKTVNMMELINNIAKAHSGLSVFAGVGERTREGNDFYHEMKDSNVLDKVAMVYGQMNEPPGNRLRVALTGLTMAEYFRDEKDENGKGRDVLFFVDNIYRYTLAGTEVSALLGRMPSAVGYQPTLAEEMGRLQERITSTQTGSITSIQAVYVPADDLTDPSPATTFAHLDATVVLSRDIASLGIYPAVDPLDSTSRQLDPMVLGQEHYDVARGVQSTLQKYKELRDIIAILGMDELSAEDKLTVMRARKIQRFLSQPFHVAEVFTGSPGKYVPLRDTIAGFKAILSGEYDHLPEQAFYMVGGIEEAVEKAKTVS, from the coding sequence ATGAGCCAAGGCAAAATCGTGCAAATTATTGGTGCGGTGGTAGACGTGGAATTCCCGCGTGATGCCATCCCGCATGTTTATGATGCTTTAAAATTGGTTGAAACCGACCTGACTTTGGAAGTGCAGCAACTTCTGGGGGACGGCGTAGTCCGTACCATTGCGATGGGCAGTTCCGACGGATTGAAGCGCGGTATGGCGGTAAACAACACAGGTGCGCCGATTACCGTGCCCGTGGGCAAGGAAACGCTCGGCCGCATTATGGACGTGCTGGGAAAACCCGTAGATGAAGCGGGTGCGGTCGATTCCAAACATACCCGATCCATCCATCAGGAAGCTCCAAAGTTTGACGAACTCTCATCCACGACCGAGCTGTTGGAAACCGGTATTAAAGTAATCGACCTGCTTTGCCCGTTTGCCAAAGGCGGCAAAGTGGGTCTGTTCGGCGGTGCCGGCGTGGGTAAAACCGTGAACATGATGGAATTGATCAACAATATCGCCAAAGCGCACAGCGGTCTGTCTGTGTTTGCCGGCGTGGGCGAGCGTACCCGCGAAGGGAACGACTTCTACCACGAGATGAAAGATTCCAACGTATTGGACAAAGTGGCTATGGTTTACGGCCAGATGAACGAGCCTCCCGGCAACCGTCTGCGTGTCGCTCTGACCGGTCTGACTATGGCGGAATACTTCCGCGACGAAAAAGACGAAAACGGCAAAGGCCGCGACGTATTGTTCTTTGTTGATAACATCTATCGCTACACGCTGGCCGGTACGGAAGTGTCCGCACTGCTGGGTCGTATGCCTTCCGCAGTGGGTTACCAGCCGACATTGGCTGAAGAAATGGGTCGTCTGCAAGAACGCATTACTTCGACGCAAACCGGTTCGATCACATCCATTCAGGCCGTATATGTACCTGCGGACGACTTGACCGACCCCTCTCCCGCAACAACGTTTGCCCACTTGGATGCAACAGTCGTGTTGAGCCGTGATATTGCTTCTTTGGGTATTTACCCTGCGGTTGACCCCTTGGATTCGACTTCCCGCCAGCTTGATCCGATGGTATTGGGTCAGGAGCATTACGACGTTGCACGCGGCGTACAGTCCACTTTGCAGAAATACAAAGAGTTGCGCGACATTATCGCCATTTTGGGCATGGACGAATTGTCCGCAGAAGACAAACTGACCGTCATGCGCGCCCGTAAAATCCAGCGTTTCCTGTCCCAGCCTTTCCATGTGGCCGAAGTGTTTACCGGCTCTCCCGGCAAATATGTTCCCCTGCGCGACACCATCGCAGGCTTCAAAGCCATTCTCAGCGGCGAATACGACCACTTGCCGGAGCAGGCGTTCTATATGGTAGGCGGCATTGAAGAGGCTGTTGAGAAAGCGAAAACTGTAAGCTGA
- a CDS encoding NAD(P)/FAD-dependent oxidoreductase, which produces MAAFIYDVVIIGAGPAGSVAAALLNKQGFNVCVLEKQHFPRFVIGESLLPYAMDVLDEAGLLHAVREAMLGFQYKNGFAFSWGDRYTSFNFLDKFSAGHNFAFNVQRADFDKLLIDEAEKRGVAVRYGETVKRFDNEGDTVMLAVEREDGTVYDMEARFVLDASGFYRALPRLMNWELPPQTVIRQVHFTHIDDRITSPKFDRNKNLVCIHPEHRDIWVWLIPFANGRSSIGVVGEEHYFRHESTAAILKGIVAEIPFLAEILADAEWDNGFPFRYLPGYTTKGKGLYGRHFALLGASGEFLDPVFSSGVTIAVQSAKLAAACAAKELRGQRLDWKNEFAVPLMSGVTAFGSYIQGWYDGRFQDLVFDVDKNSDTGRMVCAILAGYAWDKENPFVRESQILFG; this is translated from the coding sequence GTGGCCGCATTTATCTATGATGTCGTGATTATAGGCGCGGGGCCGGCCGGATCGGTGGCCGCCGCGCTGCTCAACAAACAGGGTTTCAACGTCTGCGTGCTGGAAAAGCAGCACTTCCCCCGCTTCGTTATCGGCGAGAGCCTGCTGCCATACGCCATGGACGTGCTAGACGAAGCCGGCCTGCTGCACGCCGTCCGCGAGGCCATGCTCGGCTTCCAATACAAAAACGGCTTCGCTTTTTCATGGGGCGACCGCTACACCTCGTTCAACTTTCTCGACAAATTCAGCGCGGGCCACAATTTCGCCTTCAACGTCCAACGCGCCGATTTCGACAAACTCCTCATCGACGAAGCCGAAAAACGCGGCGTGGCCGTGCGCTACGGCGAAACCGTCAAACGCTTCGACAACGAAGGCGATACCGTCATGCTCGCCGTGGAGCGCGAAGACGGCACAGTGTACGACATGGAAGCCCGTTTCGTGCTCGACGCCAGCGGCTTCTACCGCGCCCTGCCGCGCCTGATGAACTGGGAGCTGCCGCCGCAGACCGTCATCCGCCAGGTGCACTTCACCCACATCGACGACCGCATCACCTCGCCCAAATTCGACCGCAACAAAAACCTCGTCTGCATCCACCCCGAGCACCGCGACATATGGGTGTGGCTCATCCCCTTCGCCAACGGCAGAAGCTCCATCGGCGTGGTCGGCGAAGAACACTACTTCCGCCACGAAAGCACCGCCGCCATCCTCAAAGGCATCGTGGCCGAAATCCCCTTCCTCGCCGAAATCCTCGCCGACGCCGAATGGGACAACGGCTTCCCCTTCCGCTATCTGCCCGGCTACACCACCAAAGGCAAGGGGCTTTACGGCCGCCACTTCGCCCTCTTGGGCGCGTCCGGCGAGTTTCTCGACCCCGTTTTCTCCTCCGGCGTAACCATCGCCGTGCAGTCGGCCAAACTCGCCGCCGCCTGCGCCGCCAAAGAGCTGCGCGGGCAGCGGCTCGACTGGAAAAACGAGTTCGCCGTGCCCCTGATGAGCGGCGTAACCGCCTTCGGCAGCTACATCCAGGGCTGGTACGACGGCCGCTTCCAAGACCTCGTGTTCGACGTGGACAAAAACAGCGACACCGGCCGCATGGTCTGCGCCATCCTCGCCGGCTACGCCTGGGACAAAGAAAACCCCTTCGTGCGCGAATCACAGATATTGTTCGGATAG